A window of the Acidobacteriota bacterium genome harbors these coding sequences:
- a CDS encoding undecaprenyl/decaprenyl-phosphate alpha-N-acetylglucosaminyl 1-phosphate transferase, with amino-acid sequence MILALLFISAFAGAACLTPVVRRAALKLEIVDHPERRKMHHVPIPLLGGAAIVVPFLLVIAVVRWQAPQLLGDGGEALTPLMIGAVVMACVGAYDDWRGMRVRTKFMFRFLVALVVVAGGIQVRLFTNPLGDSVELGWIGIPLTVLWIVGVTNAMNLIDGLDGLAAGTGSIASLALCGVAAATDHTMVGILSLVLAGATLGFLPFNIYPAKIFLGDTGSMFLGFLLAGFGLVASLKASTATILVLPIVVLGVPVLDTLWAVLRRTSRKVSPFKADRDHIHHRLVRVGLHHRHVVLILYFICSFLGMSAYLMVQLPYQIGFLFAAMLAMGGMLGVWTLKYVEEQMEQRLSEVSTATAASPRRATPQPEMVSSSILWQSSNGGRSVSPDEYQVQICEIGRFLDGLSSSGSFATAAKEIREILGRRFRVHAVGAFLQEDRSLLLVLKTQPLDEKELSLLRDGVLGFFGEQAERWAEGRRIEFFRWVRRGGRQGQEIVTSPEIGTR; translated from the coding sequence TTGATCCTCGCGTTGCTCTTCATCTCCGCATTCGCGGGGGCAGCCTGCCTAACCCCCGTGGTGCGCCGCGCCGCGCTCAAGCTGGAAATCGTGGATCACCCGGAGCGGCGCAAGATGCACCACGTGCCGATCCCGCTCCTCGGCGGCGCCGCCATCGTCGTCCCATTCCTCCTCGTCATTGCCGTGGTCCGGTGGCAGGCGCCCCAGCTCCTCGGCGACGGAGGCGAGGCGCTGACGCCCTTGATGATCGGCGCCGTCGTCATGGCCTGCGTCGGCGCGTACGACGACTGGCGCGGCATGAGGGTGCGAACCAAGTTCATGTTCCGGTTCCTCGTGGCGCTGGTGGTCGTCGCCGGAGGCATTCAGGTCAGGCTGTTCACGAATCCCCTCGGCGATTCCGTGGAGCTCGGGTGGATCGGAATCCCCCTCACCGTGCTGTGGATCGTAGGCGTCACGAACGCGATGAACCTGATCGACGGCCTCGACGGGCTCGCCGCGGGGACCGGCTCAATCGCTTCCCTGGCGCTCTGCGGCGTTGCGGCGGCGACGGATCACACCATGGTGGGCATCCTCTCGCTCGTTCTCGCGGGAGCGACGCTTGGGTTCCTTCCGTTCAACATCTACCCCGCGAAGATCTTCCTGGGAGACACGGGGAGCATGTTCCTCGGGTTCCTTCTTGCCGGGTTCGGTCTGGTCGCTTCTCTCAAGGCGAGTACCGCGACGATTCTGGTGCTCCCGATCGTCGTCCTTGGCGTGCCCGTTCTCGACACCCTCTGGGCGGTGCTTCGCCGGACAAGCCGGAAGGTCAGTCCCTTCAAGGCGGATCGCGACCACATCCACCACCGCCTCGTCAGGGTCGGCCTGCACCACCGCCATGTCGTGCTGATTCTCTATTTCATCTGCTCGTTCCTCGGGATGTCCGCGTATCTCATGGTCCAGCTCCCGTACCAGATCGGGTTCCTCTTCGCGGCGATGCTGGCCATGGGCGGGATGCTCGGCGTCTGGACGCTCAAGTACGTCGAGGAGCAGATGGAACAACGGCTCTCCGAGGTGTCGACCGCAACGGCGGCGTCGCCCCGCCGCGCGACACCGCAGCCCGAGATGGTGTCCTCCTCGATCCTATGGCAGTCCAGCAACGGGGGCCGGAGCGTTTCACCCGACGAATATCAGGTCCAGATCTGCGAAATCGGCAGGTTTCTCGATGGGCTGAGTTCCAGCGGGTCGTTCGCGACCGCCGCGAAGGAAATCCGCGAGATCCTCGGCCGGAGGTTTAGGGTGCACGCTGTCGGCGCGTTCCTGCAGGAAGATCGGAGCCTGCTCCTCGTCCTGAAAACGCAACCACTGGACGAGAAAGAGCTTTCTCTCCTCAGGGACGGTGTTCTGGGGTTCTTCGGGGAGCAGGCCGAGAGGTGGGCGGAGGGACGGAGAATCGAATTCTTCCGCTGGGTCCGGCGGGGGGGACGCCAGGGCCAGGAGATCGTCACCTCCCCCGAAATCGGGACCCGCTGA
- a CDS encoding YdcF family protein — MRLASVLVALAAVLMSALGFGVSRAGRWLVRTVPIKRCDLMVVLGGGARERVGSAIDLMLSGACGDILFTGESLDSFSMAFPLERARVPRDRLFCEVSGSTFDDARAALRRARASGRKSLLVITSPFHTRRAAWVFSRVLAGSGVEFGVYPSESMYVDYERWWSTPDGIAVVTGEYRRLAVAGLLSGLLTASAGARAVAGPLGAPVPGIAILTR; from the coding sequence ATGAGATTGGCGAGTGTTCTGGTGGCGCTGGCCGCAGTCCTGATGAGCGCCCTAGGCTTCGGGGTCTCCCGGGCCGGACGATGGCTCGTCAGGACGGTGCCCATCAAGCGGTGTGACCTGATGGTGGTGCTCGGCGGCGGCGCGCGCGAGCGAGTGGGCTCAGCGATCGATCTCATGCTGAGCGGAGCGTGCGGGGACATCCTCTTCACCGGGGAGAGCCTAGACTCGTTCTCGATGGCCTTTCCCCTCGAGCGCGCCCGCGTCCCCCGGGATCGTCTGTTCTGCGAGGTTTCCGGGAGCACCTTCGACGATGCGAGAGCGGCGCTTCGGCGGGCCCGGGCGTCGGGGCGCAAGTCGCTCCTCGTGATCACCTCGCCGTTTCACACGCGGCGCGCCGCCTGGGTCTTCTCGCGAGTGCTGGCGGGAAGCGGCGTGGAGTTCGGCGTCTACCCGTCCGAGAGCATGTACGTGGATTACGAGCGGTGGTGGAGCACGCCCGACGGCATCGCCGTCGTCACGGGCGAGTACCGCCGGCTCGCCGTCGCCGGGCTGCTCTCCGGACTCCTGACGGCGAGCGCAGGTGCTCGTGCCGTCGCCGGTCCTCTGGGCGCTCCGGTGCCCGGCATCGCGATCCTGACGCGTTGA